In the genome of Arthrobacter sp. PAMC25284, the window ACGCGGCCACCCGCACATGACCGACGGCCTGGACCTGTTCCCGTCCGAACGCGGCACGCTGGTTTCCGAGACAGCACTGAACCGCAGGTTCAACCGGTACTGCGAAGACCTTGGCCTCTCCCCCGGCCTGGACATCCACTCCCTGCGCCGCTCCTACGTCACCCACCTGATCGAAGCCGGCATGGACCCCCTGTTCGTCCAGCACCAGGCTGGACACGAGCACGCCTCGACCACGGCCCTCTATACCTCCGTCTCCAGCGACTACCGGGTCAAAACGCTGCGCCGCGCCCTGGACTCCACCGTCCGGGACGCCCTTGCCGGAATGGAAGACTGAACCTCATGAAACGAGAGATCGACTACCGGTGGCGGCTCGCCGAACTCATGGCAGCGCGCGGAATGCACAACAGCACCGACCTGGGCCCATTGCTGAGAGAACGCGGCATCGACCTCTCGGCCTCCCAGGTATACCGGCTTGTCACGCAGCGCCCGGAACGGGTCTCGCTCATGATGGTCGCCGCCCTCTGCGACATCTTCGCCTGCGGACCGGAGGACCTGGTCACCGTCACGGCAACAGACGCCAAGGTCCGCAAGGTCGCCTCCGACGCCAACGTCGTGGACCTGAACAAGACCATCCGCCCCAAACGCGCCCGCGTGATCCGCGATGACGGCTGAGATCACACCTCGGCTTGCCGTCCGCGGCCGACCCCGCACCGCAGGAGACTTCACCTGCGACAGATGCACCAGAACAGCCGGCAGACACCGCGCTAACTGGCCAGAAGGCAGGATCTGCGGGACCTGCTTCACGGTCGCCATGCGTACGCACGGGACCTGCCCAGGCTGCCGAACAGAGCGCATGCTTCCCGGGCGGTCTCCTTCGCACGGCGACCAACCAGTCTGTGTCGACTGCGCAGGCATCACCCAGGACTACCACTGCTCCCGTTGCGGCACGGAAACCGAGCACTACCGCCAGAACACGTGCGCGCGCTGCTCGCTGCGGGACGACCTCACCGTCCTGTTGCACGTCAACGAGGCATCACAGGGGTCGGAAACGACGGCGGCGAAACTGCTCGCGGCACTCTGCGGAGCCCAGCGCCCCGAAAGCGTCCTCACCTGGCTGCGCAAACCCGGTGTCCGCGACCTGCTCGAACGACTTGCCACCGGCGAGATCCCCCTCAGCCACGAAGCGCTCGATAAGGAACCAAACAGCCTGCGCGTCGAACACATGCGCAGCCTGCTCACCCATCACAAGCTACTCCCGGACCGGGACCACTATCTCGCCCTCTTTGAACGGTGGCTCACCAGTAAGCTCGACGACGTCGACGACCCCGAAATTAGGCGGCCCGTTGAATCTTTCGGCCGCTGGCACCACCTGCGACGCATCAGGAGCCTGTCCACAGATGGGAAACGCACCCGCGGCCCCGTGCACAGCGCGAAGCAGGAAATCACCGAAACCATCAAGTTCCTCACCTGGCTCAAAACCGCCCATGGACGGACCGTTCTCTCCTGCGTCCAGGCCGATGTCGACGTCTGGCTGGCCGACGGCCCCACCACCAGGCACGCCATCAGAACCTTCTTCGTCTGGGCGGTCAAGAACCGGACCTGCACCAACATCACCATCGGATTCCGGCAGGCCAAGACCGTGCCAGTTCTCACCCAGGGCCAGCGGCTCACCATGCTCAAAGC includes:
- a CDS encoding helix-turn-helix transcriptional regulator: MKREIDYRWRLAELMAARGMHNSTDLGPLLRERGIDLSASQVYRLVTQRPERVSLMMVAALCDIFACGPEDLVTVTATDAKVRKVASDANVVDLNKTIRPKRARVIRDDG